The Egicoccus sp. AB-alg6-2 genome segment GGCGGGGGCGCGGTCGTTGGTGGCGGTCGCCGGCACGGCCACGACCCTGGCCGCGCTGCACCTCAACCTGCCGGCCTACGAGGAGCGCCGCATCCACGGCGCCCGCGTGCCGCTCTCCGCGCTGCTCGAACTGACCGAACGCCTGCTCGCCATGTCCGCGTCTGAGCGCGCCGCTCTGGGCCCGGTGCAGCCGGGCCGGGAGGACGTCCTGCACGGCGGCGCCCTGGTGCTCTCGCGCGTGGCGCAGCGCTACGACTTCGATGATGTCGTGGTCAGCGAGTCCGACATCCTCGACGGCCTGGCCGCCTCACTCGCCTGACCGCGACCGTCGTGTCAGACGGTCGCCGTTTCAGACGGCCGCCGCGGGTCGCCCGAGGTCCGACGCCCGCCGTCCGACGAGGTAGGCGCCCACGATCGCCACGACGATCGCCACCACCGGCGGGATGAAGACGCCGTACCGGCTCGACAGCCACGCCAGCAGGGTCGCCACGGCGTAGACGGCGAGGTTCTCCCAACGCACGGCAGGGAAGCGGTAGTCGAGTGGTTCGGGCATCCCGCCGCGCCAGTTGGCGAGGAAGTCACCGATGATCACGCCGCCGATGGCGGGGATCAGGATGCCGAGCCAGGCCAGGTAGCCGATCAGGTTGTCGTAGATCGGCAGGGCGAGCAGCGTCCCGACGATCACGCCACCGACCACGAACGGCTTCTTGGTGTTGGCGTTGAACAGCTCGGCACCGGCGACGCCGAAGTTGTAGGCGGTGTTGTCGTTGGTGGTCCACAGGTTGGCGACCAGGAACACCAGGCCCCACCCGATCAGGTTGAGCGCGAACAGCACCTCGACGAAGTCGCCGATGCCGAACGCCAGCGCCCCGATCCCGCCGAAGAAGATCATGAGCAGCTCACCGACGAAGAACGCGATCGTGGCCGAGGTGACCCCCTGGGTGGGGGTCCGGGCGAACCGAGTCCAGTTGGGCGCCTGCGTGCCCCCGGAGGCGAACGTGCCGACGATGGCGGTGACCGCGGCGGCGACCGTCATCTCCCCGGTCCCGGTGAGCCCCCCGAGGCCGCCGATCCCGCCGACCTCCGTGAGCGAGCGCCACGTGACCCAGCCGGCCAGGATCAACAGCAGCGGCACGGACACGGCCGAGAGCAGTTCCATGCCGCGGTAGCCGTAGTAGGCGGTCACGCCCATGACGGCCCCGCCGACCAGGATCAGGACCCAGCGCCACACGGGTCCGTCCAGGCCGGTCACCTGCTGGGTCAGCAACGCCAGGGTCGCGACCGTGACGCCGTACCAGCCGATCTGCGTCCCGCCGAGCAGCAACGAGACCAGCTTCGCGCCCTTGTCGCCGAAGGCGTAGCGGGACATCACCACGGTGGTGAGGCCGGTGCGGGCTCCGACGGCGCCGAGGGCGGAGACGTAGACACCCAGCACGGCCGAGCCGAGGAGGGCGACGAGCAGGAACTCGTTGAACGAGAACGCGGGCGCGATGCTGGCTCCCGCGAGCATCGTCGGGGTGAAGAAGGTGAAGCCGAGCAGGACGACCCCCAGCGACAGCACGCCCTTGCGGGCGTGCAGGGGGACGATCTGCAGCGGGTAGTCGGGGTCGATGCCGTCGGGCGCCGGCGCGCGGGTGTCCGCGGTGTCACTCATGACCGATGTCCTCGTTCCAGATCGCCGGGTGCTCGGCGATGAACTGTTGCAACAGGTCGATGCAGCGCTGGTCGTCGAGCACGTGGACCTCGACCCCGTGCTCGGCGAGCCAGTCGTGGCCCCCGTGGAACGTTCGTGCCTCGCCGATGACGACCCGGGAGATGCCGAACTGGCGCACCAGTCCGGCGCAGTACCAGCACGGCGAGAGGGTCGTGACCATCGTCGTGCCGCGGTAACTGCGTTGCCGGCCCGCACGCCGGAACGCGTCGGTCTCGCCGTGGACCGACGGGTCGTCCTCCTGCACGCGGCG includes the following:
- a CDS encoding nucleoside deaminase; protein product: MNHLESPDDATMLRWLDVAVEEAVASRTEGGIPIGAALIGTDGQVLGRGHNRRVQEDDPSVHGETDAFRRAGRQRSYRGTTMVTTLSPCWYCAGLVRQFGISRVVIGEARTFHGGHDWLAEHGVEVHVLDDQRCIDLLQQFIAEHPAIWNEDIGHE
- the codB gene encoding cytosine permease, producing the protein MSDTADTRAPAPDGIDPDYPLQIVPLHARKGVLSLGVVLLGFTFFTPTMLAGASIAPAFSFNEFLLVALLGSAVLGVYVSALGAVGARTGLTTVVMSRYAFGDKGAKLVSLLLGGTQIGWYGVTVATLALLTQQVTGLDGPVWRWVLILVGGAVMGVTAYYGYRGMELLSAVSVPLLLILAGWVTWRSLTEVGGIGGLGGLTGTGEMTVAAAVTAIVGTFASGGTQAPNWTRFARTPTQGVTSATIAFFVGELLMIFFGGIGALAFGIGDFVEVLFALNLIGWGLVFLVANLWTTNDNTAYNFGVAGAELFNANTKKPFVVGGVIVGTLLALPIYDNLIGYLAWLGILIPAIGGVIIGDFLANWRGGMPEPLDYRFPAVRWENLAVYAVATLLAWLSSRYGVFIPPVVAIVVAIVGAYLVGRRASDLGRPAAAV